The Vicia villosa cultivar HV-30 ecotype Madison, WI unplaced genomic scaffold, Vvil1.0 ctg.001310F_1_1, whole genome shotgun sequence genome window below encodes:
- the LOC131634518 gene encoding uncharacterized protein LOC131634518 — MKEIVDLSIQVFRSQRDAQVSRTKSNNITWIEVQCPIQRNSSDCGYFVLRFMKEIIQANQLEIPPTYLDEFRAAGYSKLKLEEIKEELCQFYIKQFFMQI, encoded by the exons atcaatacaagtattccgtagtcaacgggacgcacaggtatcccggactaaatcaaacaacatcacctggatcgaagtgcag tgtccgatacagcgtaacagttcagactgcggatactttgtattgaggtttatgaaagaaatcattcaggcgaatcaattagagattcctcccacg taccttgacgaattccgtgctgctgggtactcgaagctaaagttagaagaaatcaaagaggaattgtgtcaattttatattaagcaatttttcatgcagatttga